The proteins below come from a single Periophthalmus magnuspinnatus isolate fPerMag1 chromosome 7, fPerMag1.2.pri, whole genome shotgun sequence genomic window:
- the gnai3 gene encoding guanine nucleotide-binding protein G(i) subunit alpha produces MGCTISAEDKAAVERSKMIDKNLREDREKSSREVKLLLLGAGESGKSTIVKQMKIIHEDGYSEEECKQYKVVVYSNTIQSIMAIIKAMGRLKIDFGDPTRADDARQLFTLASSADEGVMSAELSRVIRRLWTDEGVQACFDRSREYQLNDSAAYYLNDLDRICEPGYVPTQQDVLRTRVKTTGIVETHFTFKDLYFKMFDVGGQRSERKKWIHCFEGVTAIIFCVALSDYDLVLAEDEEMNRMHESMKLFDSICNNKWFTLTSIILFLNKKDLFEEKITRSPLTICYPEYTGGHSYEEAAAYIQCQFEDLNKRKDTKEIYTHFTCATDTKNVQFVFDAVTDVIIKFNLREIGLY; encoded by the exons ATGGGGTGCACGATCAGCGCCGAGGACAAGGCAGCGGTGGAAAGAAGTAAGATGATTGACAAAAACCTacgagaggacagagagaagtcTTCCAGGGAAGTCAAGCTGCTGCTTTTAG GTGCTGGTGAATCTGGAAAGAGCACAATAGTGAAGCAGATGAA AATCATTCATGAAGATGGTTACTCAGAAGAAGAGTGCAAGCAGTACAAAGTGGTGGTCTACAGCAACACAATACAATCCATAATGGCCATTATTAAAGCAATGGGACGCTTAAAAATAGACTTCGGAGATCCCACTCGAGCC GACGACGCCCGGCAGCTGTTTACTCTGGCCAGCTCAGCAGATGAGGGGGTGATGTCGGCTGAACTGTCCCGTGTGATCAGACGCCTTTGGACCGACGAGGGGGTGCAGGCCTGTTTTGACCGTTCTCGAGAGTACCAGCTCAACGATTCTGCCGCTTA CTACCTGAATGACCTGGACCGCATCTGTGAGCCTGGTTATGTGCCAACGCAGCAGGACGTGCTGCGAACCAGAGTCAAAACCACAGGCATCGTCGAGACTCACTTCACCTTCAAAGATCTCTACTTCAA GATGTTTGATGTAGGGGGCCAGCGCTCGGAGAGGAAGAAGTGGATCCACTGTTTTGAAGGCGTCACCGCGATCATCTTCTGTGTCGCTCTCAGTGACTATGACCTGGTTTTGGCAGAGGATGAGGAGATG AACCGAATGCACGAGAGCATGAAGCTTTTTGACTCCATCTGTAACAACAAGTGGTTCACGCTCACCTCCATCATCCTGTTCCTGAACAAGAAGGACCTGTTTGAAGAGAAGATTACGCGCAGCCCTCTCACCATCTGCTATCCCGAATACACAG GTGGGCACTCGTATGAGGAGGCAGCGGCGTATATCCAGTGTCAGTTTGAAGATCTGAACAAACGGAAGGACACTAAAGAGATCTACACTCACTTCACCTGCGCCACGGACACCAAGAACgtgcagtttgtgtttgacGCCGTCACCGATGTCATTATTAAGTTCAATCTGCGAGAGATCGGCCTCTACTGA
- the gpr61 gene encoding G-protein coupled receptor 61: MEHPVTGSPLWNTSLSGLPFLPALLQPPATANGSRPVVSGPSAGVDLSQSLGLCAMIVMDVLAVVGNLAVMVVISRTPQLRKFAFVFHLCLVDLVAALVLLPMGMLSDRVVVNETLCRCYLCLSVCLVSAAILTICAINVERYYYIVHPMRHEVKMTVGVVVLVLVGIWLKALLMSVLPLLGWLLQGSQRAPLDLVPGQRQCSLHWTGGQLTRMLFMGFFSFIYFLCPVLVILVVYCNMFKVARVAAMHHGPLPTWTESSRQRSESVSSHSTIAASLSGTGARTTPQRMFSGGKAAVVLLAVGGQFVCCWLPYFSFHLYSATVSASPLALAQLEDVVTWIGYFCFTSNPFFYGCLNRQIREELGRHLACLFKRAGRGEAEQLPSREASIEENFLQFLQGTGCSLEPCNSHSRASPEPGTEGPAEPTDCTIPGQILEETSEFIQRQQLNNDMHGSERGFKTIPEL; the protein is encoded by the coding sequence ATGGAGCATCCTGTCACAGGCAGTCCCCTCTGGAACACCTCTCTGTCCGGGCTACCCTTCCTGCCGGCGCTGCTGCAGCCACCAGCGACGGCTAATGGGAGCCGGCCCGTGGTCAGTGGTCCCAGTGCCGGAGTGGACCTGAGCCAGTCTTTGGGCCTGTGCGCCATGATTGTGATGGACGTCCTGGCTGTGGTGGGAAACCTGGCTGTGATGGTGGTGATCAGCCGGACGCCTCAGCTGCGGAAGTTTGCCTTTGTGTTCCACCTGTGTCTGGTGGACCTGGTGGCTGCACTGGTTCTCCTGCCCATGGGAATGCTCTCTGATAGGGTTGTGGTGAATGAGACCCTCTGCCGCTGCTACCTgtgcctctctgtgtgtctggtgAGCGCTGCCATTCTCACCATCTGTGCCATCAACGTGGAGCGTTACTACTACATTGTGCACCCCATGAGGCACGAGGTGAAGATGACGGTGGGCGTGGTCGTGCTGGTGCTGGTGGGGATCTGGTTGAAGGCATTGCTCATGTCTGTGCTGCCGCTGCTGGGATGGCTGCTGCAGGGCAGTCAGAGGGCTCCTCTGGACCTTGTCCCCGGTCAGAGACAGTGCTCCCTTCACTGGACAGGGGGACAGCTCACACGTATGCTCTTCATGGGcttctttagttttatttatttcttgtgtCCGGTGCTGGTCATCCTGGTGGTGTACtgtaacatgtttaaagtggCTCGTGTGGCGGCCATGCATCACGGTCCACTGCCCACCTGGACAGAGTCATCCCGCCAGCGCTCAGAGTCCGTTAGCAGTCACTCTACCATAGCAGCCAGCCTAAGTGGGACAGGGGCACGCACCACCCCTCAGAGGATGTTCAGTGGGGGTAAAGCTGCGGTGGTGCTGTTGGCAGTGGGGGGTCAGTTTGTCTGTTGCTGGCTGCCATACTTCTCGTTTCACCTGTACTCAGCCACAGTGTCAGCCTCACCCCTCGCCCTAGCCCAGCTGGAGGATGTGGTTACATGGATTGGATATTTCTGCTTCACCTCCAACCCCTTCTTCTACGGCTGCCTGAACAGACAGATCCGGGAGGAGCTGGGCAGACACCTGGCCTGTCTGTTCAAACGTGCAGGGCGTGGAGAGGCGGAGCAGCTGCCCAGCAGAGAGGCCTCCATCGAGGAGAACTTCCTGCAGTTCCTCCAGGGTACTGGCTGTAGCCTGGAGCCCTGTAACTCCCACAGCAGAGCCAGCCCTGAGCCCGGGACAGAGGGCCCTGCAGAGCCCACGGACTGCACCATCCCAGGGCAGATCCTGGAGGAGACCTCAGAGTTCATACAGCGACAGCAGCTGAACAATGATATGCACGGATCAGAGAGAGGCTTCAAGACTATTCCTGAACTGTAA